The following are encoded in a window of Spodoptera frugiperda isolate SF20-4 chromosome 3, AGI-APGP_CSIRO_Sfru_2.0, whole genome shotgun sequence genomic DNA:
- the LOC126912799 gene encoding uncharacterized protein LOC126912799 produces MKYLGLVLDSRWNFVEHFRRLAPKLERTGAALKRLLPNLGGPNASCRRLYAGIVRSMALYGAPVWAPNLMRRPARALLTSQRVMAIRVIRGYRTISGEAANLLAGLPPWDLEAKVLARVFSLRADACRRGETPLPRQISVWRDELRRDLMAEWQQRLSQPRAGLAVIAAVSPLFEEWLERRHGVLTYRLTQVLTGHGSFGRFLFLIGREETPGCHHCEDRPEDTVEHTVAVCPAWAEHRQVLRDVVGDGDLSRPALVQAMVRSERDWDAVSSFCEAVMLAKEEAGRVREQTSSRPSRRERHSGRRGSRDDLRPP; encoded by the coding sequence atgaagtatctaggactcgttctcgacagtcggtggaacttcgtggaacacttccgacgtttggctcctaagttggagcggacgggggctgcgcttaagcggctcctgccaaacctcggggggccaaatgcctcctgccggaggttgtacgcggggatcgtgcggtccatggccctctacggcgcccctgtgtgggcgccgaacctgatgcggcggccagctcgggcgctgctcacgtctcagagggtcatggccatccgggtgattcgtggatatcgcacgatctccggggaggcggcgaacctccttgccggattaccgccgtgggatttggaggcgaaggtgctcgcacGCGTCTTcagtctgcgcgccgacgcgtgtcgccggggcgaaactccattGCCGCGCCAGATAAGTgtgtggcgggacgagctccggcgcgatctcatggcggaatggcagcaacgactgtcgcaaccgagggctgggctcgctgtcatcgcagcggtaagtcccctctttgaggagtggctagagaggcgccacggcgtcctcacctaccgcctaacgcaggtgcttaccggacatgggagtttcggtaggttcctgttccttattgggcgggaggaaacgcccgggtgtcatcactgtgaggaccgcccggaggacacggtagaacatacggtggcggtgtgccctgcgtgggctgagcaccgccaagtcctcagggatgtggtcggcgacggcgacctctcgcgcccggcactggttcaggccatggtgcggagcgagagggactgggatgccgtctcctccttctgcgaagcagtcatgctagctaaggaggaggcggggcgcgtgagagaacaaacctcctcacgccccagccgtcgcgaaagacactccgggcgtaggggatcccgagacgatctccggccaccgtaa